The sequence below is a genomic window from Stigmatella aurantiaca.
TCCTCACGGCCCTGGAGCAGGCCCTCGGGGCGCTGGAGCAGATGCGCCAGGTGGAAGGGGAGGCCATCCGGGCCGACCTGGATGCCCGGCTGAAGCTCATCGAGGGATGGAGCCGCGAGGTGGCGGCCCTGGCGCCCCGGGCGGTGGAAGACTACCGGCAGCGCTTGACCGAGCGGGTGGCGGAGCTGGCCCGGGGCGTCGCGGTGGAGCCACAACGGCTGGCCCAGGAAGTGGCCATGTTCGCGGAGCGGACGGACATCGCGGAGGAAGTCACGCGCCTGGCCAGCCACCTGGAGCAATTCCGGGCCCTGATGGCGAGCAACGAGCCTGCGGGCCGCCGCATGGACTTCCTCGTCCAGGAGATGCACCGCGAGGTGAACACGACGGGCTCCAAGAGCCAGCACGCGGAGATCTCCACGCGCGTGGTGTCGATGAAAGCTGAAGTCGAACGCATCCGTGAACAGGTGCAGAACGTCGAATGAACGAGCCCACGCCACTTCACCCAGGGTTGTTGCTGGTTCTCTCCGCGCCCTCGGGAGCGGGAAAGACCACGTTGTCGCACCGGCTGCTCAAGGAAGTGCCGAACACCATCTTCTCGGCGAGCTACACCACGCGCAGGCCGCGGGGCAAAGAGCAGGACGGAGTCGACTACCACTTCGTGGATGTCGCCACGTTCCAGGAGAAGATCGAGCGCAGCGAGTTCGTCGAGTGGGCCGAAGTGCACGGCCACTTCTATGGAAGTCCGCAGTCCGTGGTGGAAGAGGCCAGGGCCCGCCGGGGCGTCGCCATCTTCGACATCGACGTCCAGGGCGGGCAGGCAATCAAGCGCAAGCACCCCGACGCGGTCCTGATCTTCGTGCTGCCGCCCTCGATGGAAGAGCTGGAGCGGCGCCTGCGGGACCGGAAGACGGACTCCGACGAGACGATCCGCCGCCGGATGCTGGCCGCCCGCTCGGAGATCGAGCGAGGGACTGCCTCGTACGACTACATCGTGCTCAACGATGACTTCGAGCGGGCCTTCCAGGAGCTGCGCTCGGTGGTGGTGGCGGAGCGCTGCAGGCGGGGGCGGGTAGAGCTCTCGATGTTGAAGCTGGAAAAAGCACCTGCGGCGGACACGGGGCGCTGACGAAGAAATAAGGCGCGGGGGCCCTGGGGTTTCTCCCAATGACTGGGGCGCCGGGCGGCAGAGAACGGAAGAGTTCTTGCGTCGCTCAGGGAGTTGGTGGATAAGCCGCCCCACGTCG
It includes:
- the gmk gene encoding guanylate kinase: MNEPTPLHPGLLLVLSAPSGAGKTTLSHRLLKEVPNTIFSASYTTRRPRGKEQDGVDYHFVDVATFQEKIERSEFVEWAEVHGHFYGSPQSVVEEARARRGVAIFDIDVQGGQAIKRKHPDAVLIFVLPPSMEELERRLRDRKTDSDETIRRRMLAARSEIERGTASYDYIVLNDDFERAFQELRSVVVAERCRRGRVELSMLKLEKAPAADTGR
- a CDS encoding YicC/YloC family endoribonuclease, whose translation is MLKSMTGFGAGRARVGDEEVSVEVRSLNHKFCEVKARLPRDLSALEAGVVKQVKDRLARGSVDVQVKRQVVTASGTVPVVDVALAREYARAFRELASALGSPTEVSWTQVSTQPGVIRLEEKGMDVESASKAVLTALEQALGALEQMRQVEGEAIRADLDARLKLIEGWSREVAALAPRAVEDYRQRLTERVAELARGVAVEPQRLAQEVAMFAERTDIAEEVTRLASHLEQFRALMASNEPAGRRMDFLVQEMHREVNTTGSKSQHAEISTRVVSMKAEVERIREQVQNVE